One Belonocnema kinseyi isolate 2016_QV_RU_SX_M_011 chromosome 6, B_treatae_v1, whole genome shotgun sequence genomic region harbors:
- the LOC117174892 gene encoding COP9 signalosome complex subunit 2 isoform X2, producing the protein MSDGEDDFMCEEEEDYGLEYSEDSNSEPDVDLENQYYNSKALKEDDPKAALQSFQKVLDLEGGDKGEWGFKALKQMIKINFKLSNYKEMMTRYKQLLTYIKSAVTRNHSEKSINSILDYISTSKNELLQDFYETTLDALKDAKNDRLWFKTNTKLGKLYFDRSDFNKLAKILKQLHQSCQTDDGEDDLKKGTQLLEIYALEIQMYTAQKNNKKLKTLYEQSLHIKSAIPHPLIMGVIRECGGKMHLREGEFERAHTDFFEAFKNYDESGSPRRTTCLKYLVLANMLMKSGINPFDSQEAKPYKNDPEILAMTNLVVSYQNNDINQFELILKQNRNNIMDDPFIREHIEDLLRNIRTQVLIKLIKPYTRIHIPFISKELNIDASEVESLLVSCILDNTIRGRIDQVNQVLELDKKSVCAARYNALDKWTTQLQSLHVAILNKMS; encoded by the exons ATGTCAGACGGCGAAGATGACTTTATGTGCGAAGAAGAGGAAGATTACGGATTG GAGTATTCTGAAGATTCTAACTCTGAACCTGACGTTGACTTAGAGAATCAGTACTACAACAGCAAGGCATTAAAGGAAGATGATCCGAAAGCTGCTTTACAGAGTTTCCAAAAGGTTTTGGATCTGGAAGGAGGTGATAAAGGAGAATGGGGATTCAAAGCTCTTAAGCAAATgatcaaaatcaactttaaactC TCCAATTACAAGGAGATGATGACCAGGTATAAACAGCTTTTAACCTATATCAAAAGTGCTGTGACGAGAAATCATTCGGAAAAGTCCATTAACTCGATTTTGGATTACATTAGCACTTCCAAAAAC GAATTACTCCAAGACTTCTATGAAACTACCCTAGATGCTTTAAAGGATGCCAAGAACGATAGACTGTGGTTCAAAACAAATACCAAACTCGGAAAGCTGTACTTCGATCGATCTGACTTCAATAAGCTAGCAAAAATACTCAAACAACTTCATCAAAGTTGTCAG ACCGACGACGGCGAGGATGACTTGAAAAAAGGAACTCAGTTGTTGGAAATTTATGCGCTAGAAATCCAAATGTACACTGCTCAGAAAAATAACAAGAAACTAAAAACGCTTTATGAACAAAGTCTGCACATTAAGAGTGCGATACCTCATCCTCTTATTATGGGAGTTATAAGGG aatgTGGCGGTAAAATGCATTTGAGAGAGGGAGAATTTGAACGTGCACACACTGACttttttgaggcatttaaaaacTACGATGAGTCTGGTTCGCCGAGGCGTACCACGTGCTTAAAATACCTAGTTTTAGCCAACAt GTTAATGAAGTCTGGAATAAATCCATTTGACTCTCAGGAAGCAAAGCCTTATAAAAATGATCCAGAAATTCTCGCAATGACAAATTTAGTTGTCAGTTACCAGAACAACGATATCAACCAGTTTGAGTTGATTCTCAAACAGAACAGAAACAATATTATGGACGATCCGTTTATTAGAGAACACATTGAGGATTTGCTACGTAATATTAGAACTCAG GTTCTTATTAAGTTAATAAAGCCTTACACGAGGATCCACATCCCCTTCATAAGTAAAGAGCTCAATATAGATGCATCTGAAGTTGAAAGTCTGCTAGTTTCTTGCATTTTAGATAATACGATCCGCGGGCGTATCGAtcag gtCAACCAAGTGCTTGAGCTCGATAAGAAGTCAGTTTGTGCGGCTCGTTACAATGCTTTGGATAAATGGACTACGCAGTTACAATCTTTGCATGTagctattttgaacaaaatgtcgTAA
- the LOC117174892 gene encoding COP9 signalosome complex subunit 2 isoform X1: MSDGEDDFMCEEEEDYGLEYSEDSNSEPDVDLENQYYNSKALKEDDPKAALQSFQKVLDLEGGDKGEWGFKALKQMIKINFKLSNYKEMMTRYKQLLTYIKSAVTRNHSEKSINSILDYISTSKNMELLQDFYETTLDALKDAKNDRLWFKTNTKLGKLYFDRSDFNKLAKILKQLHQSCQTDDGEDDLKKGTQLLEIYALEIQMYTAQKNNKKLKTLYEQSLHIKSAIPHPLIMGVIRECGGKMHLREGEFERAHTDFFEAFKNYDESGSPRRTTCLKYLVLANMLMKSGINPFDSQEAKPYKNDPEILAMTNLVVSYQNNDINQFELILKQNRNNIMDDPFIREHIEDLLRNIRTQVLIKLIKPYTRIHIPFISKELNIDASEVESLLVSCILDNTIRGRIDQVNQVLELDKKSVCAARYNALDKWTTQLQSLHVAILNKMS; this comes from the exons ATGTCAGACGGCGAAGATGACTTTATGTGCGAAGAAGAGGAAGATTACGGATTG GAGTATTCTGAAGATTCTAACTCTGAACCTGACGTTGACTTAGAGAATCAGTACTACAACAGCAAGGCATTAAAGGAAGATGATCCGAAAGCTGCTTTACAGAGTTTCCAAAAGGTTTTGGATCTGGAAGGAGGTGATAAAGGAGAATGGGGATTCAAAGCTCTTAAGCAAATgatcaaaatcaactttaaactC TCCAATTACAAGGAGATGATGACCAGGTATAAACAGCTTTTAACCTATATCAAAAGTGCTGTGACGAGAAATCATTCGGAAAAGTCCATTAACTCGATTTTGGATTACATTAGCACTTCCAAAAAC ATGGAATTACTCCAAGACTTCTATGAAACTACCCTAGATGCTTTAAAGGATGCCAAGAACGATAGACTGTGGTTCAAAACAAATACCAAACTCGGAAAGCTGTACTTCGATCGATCTGACTTCAATAAGCTAGCAAAAATACTCAAACAACTTCATCAAAGTTGTCAG ACCGACGACGGCGAGGATGACTTGAAAAAAGGAACTCAGTTGTTGGAAATTTATGCGCTAGAAATCCAAATGTACACTGCTCAGAAAAATAACAAGAAACTAAAAACGCTTTATGAACAAAGTCTGCACATTAAGAGTGCGATACCTCATCCTCTTATTATGGGAGTTATAAGGG aatgTGGCGGTAAAATGCATTTGAGAGAGGGAGAATTTGAACGTGCACACACTGACttttttgaggcatttaaaaacTACGATGAGTCTGGTTCGCCGAGGCGTACCACGTGCTTAAAATACCTAGTTTTAGCCAACAt GTTAATGAAGTCTGGAATAAATCCATTTGACTCTCAGGAAGCAAAGCCTTATAAAAATGATCCAGAAATTCTCGCAATGACAAATTTAGTTGTCAGTTACCAGAACAACGATATCAACCAGTTTGAGTTGATTCTCAAACAGAACAGAAACAATATTATGGACGATCCGTTTATTAGAGAACACATTGAGGATTTGCTACGTAATATTAGAACTCAG GTTCTTATTAAGTTAATAAAGCCTTACACGAGGATCCACATCCCCTTCATAAGTAAAGAGCTCAATATAGATGCATCTGAAGTTGAAAGTCTGCTAGTTTCTTGCATTTTAGATAATACGATCCGCGGGCGTATCGAtcag gtCAACCAAGTGCTTGAGCTCGATAAGAAGTCAGTTTGTGCGGCTCGTTACAATGCTTTGGATAAATGGACTACGCAGTTACAATCTTTGCATGTagctattttgaacaaaatgtcgTAA